From a region of the Toxotes jaculatrix isolate fToxJac2 chromosome 7, fToxJac2.pri, whole genome shotgun sequence genome:
- the LOC121184773 gene encoding secretory carrier-associated membrane protein 1-like isoform X2, with product MKPTEEPPAYSQQQTQDQARAQAELLRRQEELEKKAAELDRRERELQSHGAAGGRKNNWPPLPEKFPVGPCFYHDIAVDIPVEFQKTVKIMYNLWMFHAGTLFVNMFGCLAWFCVDSFRGVDFGLAMLWFLLFTPCSFVCWYRPLYGAFRSDSSFRFFVFFFVYICQFGVHVLQTIGITGWGTCGWIAALTGLNTSIPVGIIMLLIAALFTALSVSSLIMFKKVHALYRTTGASFEKAQQEFATGVMSNKTVQTAAANAAANAASNAARGAFKAHP from the exons ATGAAGCCCACAGAAGAACCGCCGGCTTATTCACAGCAACAGACTCAG GACCAAGCACGTGCTCAGGCTGAGTTGTTGAGAAGGCAGGAGGAGTTggaaaagaaagcagcagagctTGATCGTCGGGAGAGAGAGTTACAGTCCCACGGAGCCGCGGGAG GGCGTAAGAACAACTGGCCTCCACTACCAGAGAAGTTCCCCGTTGGCCCATGTTTCTACCATGATATTGCAGTGGACATTCCTGTAGAATTCCAGAAGACGGTCAAGATCATGTACAACCTTTGGATGT ttcATGCAGGCACGCTCTTTGTGAACATGTTCGGCTGCCTGGCCTGGTTCTGTGTGGATTCATTTCGTGGCGTAGATTTCGGCCTGGCCATGCTATGGTTTCTGCTGTTCACCCCCTGTTCTTTTGTCTGCTGGTACAGACCGCTTTACGGGGCTTTCAG GAGTGATAGTTCATTCCgcttctttgtcttcttcttcgtctATATCTGTCAGTTTGGAGTTCACGTTCTACAAACTATTGGCATCACTGGCTGGGGAACGTG TGGTTGGATCGCAGCTTTAACTGGTCTGAACACCAGTATCCCAGTGGGCATCATCATGTTACTGATCGCAGCTCTGTTCACCGCACTGTCTGTGAGCTCTCTCATTATGTTTAAAAAG GTGCACGCACTCTATCGTACCACTGGTGCTAGTTTTGAGAAGGCTCAGCAGGAGTTTGCAACTGGAGTCATGTCCAACAAGACGGTTCAGACCGCAGCTGCCAACGCTGCAGCTAATGCTGCATCCAATGCTGCACGTGGGGCCTTCAAAGCTCATCCATAA